The Pyxidicoccus sp. MSG2 DNA segment CGCCTGGGGCTCCTCCAGCTCTCCGACAAGTCCGAGGGGGAGTTCACCGAGGAGGACGAGGCCATCCTCATGCAGCTGGCGCAGCTGTCGAGCGTGGCCCTGGAGAACGTCCAGCTCTACGCCGCGCTGAGCGAGAGCGAGGACCGGGTGCGGCTGGCGCTGATGGCGGCGCGGCTGGGCACGTGGGATCTGGACCCGGCGTCGGGAGTGCTGCGCTGGGACGAGCGCTGCAAGGCGCTCTTCGGCCTGCCTCCGGACGCGGAGGTGACGTGGGAGACGTTCGTCGCCGGGCTCCACCCGGAGGACCGCGAGCCCACGGTGCTGGGCGTCCAGCGGGCGCTCGCGGGAGAGGCGGGGGGCGTCTTCAACCTGGAGTACCGCACCCTGGGCCGGGATGACGGCGCCGAGCGCTGGCTGTCGGCACACGGCCAGGCCTTCCTGGATGCCCGGGGACAGGCGGTGCGCTTCATCGGCACGGTGCTGGACGTCACCGAGCGCAAGCGCCTGGACGCGCAGCTCCTGAGGCGCGAGGAGGAGCTGCAGCGGCGCGCGGACCTGGAGGAGAAGCTCATCGGCATCGTCAGCCATGACCTGCGCAACCCGCTCAACGCGATTGGCTTCTCCACCACGTTGCTGCTGCGCCGCGCGGACCTGGACGAGGCCGCGAAGCGGGGCATCGACCGCATCCGCAACGCCAGCGGGCGCGCGGACCGGATGATTCGCGACCTGCTCGACTTCACCCAGGCGCGGCTCGGCGGGGGCATTCCCATCCATCGCAAGCCGGCGGACCTCAACGAATTGGTGCGCACGGTGGTGGAGGAGGTGCGGCTCGCCAACCCGGGGCGTCGCATCGACGTCACGACGGAGGGTACCGGCGCGGGCGAGTGGGACACGGACCGGCTGGCCCAGGTCGTCACCAACCTCCTGAGCAATGCGCTGCGCTACGGCGCGGAGGACGCGCCCGTGCAGGTGCGGACGCGGGCGGAGGACGGCGTGCTGGAGCTGAGCGTGCGCAACGCGGGCGAGCCCATCCATCCGGAGGTGCTGCCCATCATCTTCCAGCCGATGAAGCGGGGGACCTGGCGCGAGCAGGCGACGAGCCGCGGGCTGGGGCTGGGGCTCTACATCGTGGACCGCATCGTCCACGCGCACGAGGGCAGCGTCACCGTGAAGTCCGCCGCGGAGGAGGGGACGACCTTCTTCGTGCGCCTGCCCCGGCACGCGGGCCTCACGGGTTGAAGTCGCGCTTCAGTCCGGGCCGCAGCCCAGCCGCTGCCGGCCGATGGCCAGGTCGTCCAGCCACCAGTCGGTGGGCACCGTGAGGCCCTGGTAGAGGACGACGCCGGTCTCCAGCACCGTGAAGTCGGTGGCCTTCTCGCGCACCGGCGGCGTGGCCGTGGGCGGGTCGGAGAAGACGAACTGCTCGGGCCAGGCGAGCTCCGCGCCGTCGAGCCACACGCGCGGCGTGGCGGCCTCCGCGTGGGTGCCGTTGGCGCCGTCGAACTGCCACTCGAGGCAGGCCCAGGCGTCGAGCACCAGCGGTGTGCCGGAGACCTGCACCCACTCCGGGAAGCCCGGCGGCTCGGGCGGGTGCCAGATGGCCATGTACTTCTGCTGGTAGGTGGCGACCTCGTACCAGTCGAGCGTGTCGAAGGCGCCGCCCGCGTGGCCCGGCCGTGGGTAGCGCGCGCTGAAGAGGCCCGCGTGCGACATGGGGCGCGCGGGCGTCGTGTACACCCAGACGCGTCCCCAGAGCACCGGCCCGAAGTGGGCGGGCAGGTCGAAGCGAAGCGTCTTCTTGGGCCCGCCCTGCGTGCCCTCCTTGCCGCCGGCCAGTGCCTTCGCGTGCAGCGCGTACCGGCCCCGGTGCGGCCGCGTGTCGTCCACGAGCAACTGGCCGCTGAACTCGTCGCGATGCGGCGTCCAGCCGGCCGGTAGCGCGCCCTCCTCGAAGTCCCAGCACAGCGCACCCGGCGCCGCGCAGCCGGTGGCGGAGCCCGGGGCTTCGTTGCTGGCGCCGCGCTCCGGCGGGCCATGGGTGCAGGCGGCCGCGAAGGTGAGGATGAGCAGTGCGCTCGATGCTGCCATTGGAGTGTGCAAGCGGGTGGCTTCTTATCGCTTGCGCGTCAGCAGCACCACCGCACCGAGGATGGCGCCCATGGCCACCCAGGCCGTGGGCTTCATCGTCTCGCCCGCGAGCACGCCGCCGAGGAACACCGCCACCACCGGGTTGACGTACGCATAGCTGGTGGCCAGCGACGGGCGCGCGTTGCGCAAGAGGTAGCCGTAGGCGCTGTAGCCCACCAGCGAGCCGAAGGTGACGAGGTAGAAGTACGCGAAGATGGCGCGAGCGCCCGGCATCGTCGTCGGCAGGTGCTCACCCGTCGCCAGGCCGAACGCGTACATGAGCGCGCCGCCGCACAGCATCTGCGCGGCGGTGGACATCAGCCCCTGCGGCATCGGCAGGCGGCGGCTCCAGATGGAGCCGAAGGCCCAGCTCAGCGGCGACAGCAGCATCGCCACCGTGGGCAGCCAGTGGCCCCCCAGATTGCCGCCCAGGTTGAGCACCACGATTCCGCCGAAGCCCAGCGCCAGGCCCCAGCGCTCCGCGCGCCCCGGCCACTGGCCGAAGAGGCCGCCGAAGAGCGCCGTCCACATGGGCAGGCTGCCCACCACCAGCGCCGCCACGCCCGACGGCACCCACTGCTGCGCGTAGACGAGGCCCCCGTTGCCGATGCCCAGCAGGAGGAAGCCCACCACCGCGCTGGACGCCCACTGGCGCGCGGTGGGCACTGGCGCACCGCGCAACCACAGCACCGCGAACAGCACGCTGCCCGCCAGCATGAAGCGGCTGCCCGACATCAGGAACGGCGGCAGGCCTCCCTCCAGGCCGAAGCGGATGGCCAGGTAGGTGGAGCCCCAGATGAGGTACAGCGTCACCAGGCTGGTGATGAGCCAGCCCCGGTGTGCGCCTGGAGCGCCAACGCCTCCCACGGGCAGGACGGCGGGGGTGGACGGCGGTGAAACCAGGGGCTGTGCGGGCGACGAAACAGACACGGTGCCGCCGCTTGTAGCGCTCGCGTCAGAGCGGGGCCATGTGCGCATTGCCATACCCCACAGTCGTCGGGCCCGCGGTGCGGTACAGTGCTCAAGGGCATGCTCCCGGGCGCGGCGGCGCCTGCCTGCCCTCCTGCTGCCCGACATCGGGAATGTCTCCGCCACCTGGACGTACGGACGAGGGGAACGCGGATTGAACGGCCGGGCCCGCTTTCTTAAACTTCCAATGGAGCCTCGGTGGGCATCATGCCGCGCCGCTGGCTCTGGAGTGTGAGCAGGGATGCCGTCCGAAGAGCTGGGAGAACGTGAGAAGGAAGTCCTCCGCGCGGTGGTGCAGGAGTACATCACCACGGGCGGACCGGTGGGCAGCCAACAGCTCACCCGCCGGCCCGGGTTCGAGGTCTCCTCGGCCACCATGCGCAACGTGCTCGCCGACCTGGAGGAGCTCGGTTTCCTGGAGAAGCCGCACACCTCGGCCGGCCGGGTACCCACGGACCAGGGCTACCGGTTCTACGTCGACACGCTCGTCAAGCTGAAGGACCCGACGCCCCGCGACAGGGAGCTCATCCACGCGGGCCTCATCCAGGAGACCAACCTGGAAGAGGTGCTGGGCGAGGCCAGCCGCATCCTCCATTCGCTCACGCGGCACGCCGGGGTCGTCGTCACGCCGCGTCCCGACGCGTCCGTGTTCCACCGCATCGAGTTCGTCCGCCTGCGAGAGGACCGGGTGCTCGCCATCCTGGTGGGGCAGAGCGGCCAGGTGCACAACAAGGCGATTACCGTCGAGTTCCCCATCACCTCGGACGAGCTGCTCAAGGCGAGCAACTACCTGTCCGAGCTGTTGCGAGAAGTCCCGCTGGAGGAGGCGCGCGAGCGCATCCGCGCGGAGATGGACCAGGAGCAGGCGCTCTACAACGCGCTGACGGCCAAGGCGCTGAAGCTGGGCGCGGCGGCCACGGATTTGCCCACCACGGAGCGGGTGCTCATCCAGGGCACGGGCTCGTTCCTGGAGGCGCCGGAGTTCGCGGACGTGGAGCGCATGCGCGCGCTCTTCAAGGCGCTGGACGAGAAGCACAAGCTGCTGTCGCTGCTGGACCGCGTCCAGCGCGCCAACGAGATGCAGATATTCATCGGCGCGGAGAGCGACTTCTCCGCGGCCGGCGACGTGTCCGTCATCGCCAGCCCGTACGGAAACCAGGAGCAGGTGCTGGGCACGGTGGGCGTCATCGGCCCCACGCGCATGGACTACCGGCGCGTGATTCCGCTGGTGAACTTCACCGCGCAGGTGCTCTCGCGCGTGCTGGAGAAGGTGTAGCGCTTCCTACTCCGCGCGGGTGACGAGCAGCTCCTGCTCGCCGCCCGTGCGCCGCAATTGGATGCGCACCGGAGAGCCGGGCGCGCCCTTCGTGCGGGACTCGGCCTCCGTCCTGTCGCGAACCACCAGCCCGTCCACCGCCAGCAGCCGGTCTCCCACGGAGACGCCCGCGCGCGCGGCGGGCCCGTCCGGCGTCAGCCAGGCGAACGTCACCAGGCCCCGGTCCTCGCTGAAGCCCGCGCCCAGGGTGCCGGGCGCCGCGCGGCGCGGGGACACGATGATGTCGCCCAGCTCACTGGCCTCGGCCTCCACCACCTTCACCGTGCGCGTCTCCGTGCGTCCCTCGGGGGGCATGAGCCGTACGGTGTGCGGGCCGGGGCGCACGTCGTCGAGGCGGAAGCGGCCGTCCGCGCCAGTGCGAGCGTCCGGCTGCGCCGTCACCGTCCGGTCCAGGAACACCGCCACGCCCGGGGCCGGCCCGCCGCCCCGGCTCCACACCGCGCGCCCGGAGATGGAGGACGCGCCGCCGGTGAGGGGCACCTCCACTTCCGCGGAGCCGCCCGGCGTCAGCGTCACCTGGGCCTCGCCCGTGCGCCCGTCCGCGGTGCGCACGGAGAGCTGGAGGCGCTGACCGGGCGCGTCCGGCAGGAAGAAGGTGTCACCGGGGAAGCGCCGCGCGGTGGGCGACGCGCCGGCCCACGGCAGCTCCTCGCCATCCGGCTCGTGCAGCTCCAGGACGAAGCCGTCCGGCGGTGGGCCCCCGGCGGACACCACGCGTCCGCGCAGCGTGGCCGCGGGCTGGAGGCGCACGCTCTGGGGGCCCTGGCCTTCCGTCACGCCGGTGAGGCGACCCACGCGTCCACCGTTGTGCGCCACCAGCGTCAGGGGCACGGCGCCCTGGGGACGCGCGAGCAGCTGGAAGTGCCCGGACTCGTCCGCGCGCACCGTGAGGTTGATGGCGAACTCTCCGGGCTGGACGGCGACCACCACCGCGAGCGGGCCCGGCGCGCCCGAGGGCTCCAGCACGGTGCCGGAGATGGCGTCATGCTCCCTCAGCGTGAGGTCCAGTCGCAGGTTGCTTCCCGCGGTCACCGTCACCGCCGGGTCGTTCTCCACGTGGAAGTAGACGGTGGGCTCCGCGCGTGACTGCGTGGAGAACTGGTACACGCCCTCGGGCAGCTCCACCTGGTAGTGGCCCCGGGCATCCGTCTCCACCGTGGCCGCGCCCAGGCTGCCCCGGGGAATCGCGTGCACCAGGATGCTTCCCTCCAGGGGCGCGCCCGACGGCCGCGTCACCTGGCCCCAGACGATTCCGGACTCCGGCAGGGTGAAGTCCACGCGTGTCGTGATGCCGGCCTCGAGCGTCTCCACGCGAAGGGTCCACCGGGAGGAGCCCTCTCGCCGGACCTTCACCGTGGACAGCCCCGCTTCGAGTCCCTCCAGCCGGTACGCGCCCTGGGCGTCCGTCAGCGTGGTGCGTGCGACGCCCTCGCGCTGGCGCAGCGCCACGGCGACCTGGGCACCCGCGACGGGCCTGCCCTCCGTGTCCACCACCGTGCCCTCCACCACCGCCGTCGCATGCTCCAGCTTCACGTCCAGCGGCGTGTAGCGCTCCGCGACGACGACCACGGCGTCCGCCACCTGGCCCGTCATCCCGGGGGCCCGCGCGGCCACGTCGTACTCGCCCGGCGGCAGGTCCATCCGCCACGTCCCGTCCGGCCCCGACGTGGCGCGGCCCAACTCTCCCGCGCTACCCCGGGGAGAGGCCACCAGCACCGCGCCCCGCACCGGCGCACCGTCCGCCGACACGGTGCCCTCGATGCCGCTGGCGCCACCCAGCGTCACCGTGAGGCCGCGCAGTGTCTCGCCCGGCGCCACGGACAGGGGCGCGGGGATGTGGCCCACCGCGTCGCCCCGCCTGGCGGACACGCGCCAGGTGCCCGTGTCCACTTCCAGCGCGAAGCCGCCGCTGTCTCCCGTGGTGGTGCGCACCGGCTCGGAGCCGCCGACGGCCGTCACCTCCGCGCCCGCGACGGGCTGGCCTCGGGCGTCCACGACGAAGCCCTCCAGCGTGCCCGCGCCCCACAGCCCCACTACCAGTGCGCCGGCATGCGGGACCTCGAGCAGGCGCAGCATGCGGCGGCTATAGCCCGGTGCCTCCGCGGTGAGCGCGTAGTGGCCGGGCGCCAGGTCGGAGAAGGCGAAGCGGCCGTCCGCGCCGCTCCGCGCCACCGCCGTCTCCTCCGGCAGGTGGGCGGGGTCCGCCCAGGCGACGGCCGTGCCGGGGTAGGGCCACAGCGTCACCTCCGCGAGCGGCACCGGCTCGTCGCGGCCCTCCACCACCGTGCGTCCCTCCAGGGACACGCCCGGAGGCAGGGACAGCTCCACCGCCGTCTCCGCCTCACCCGAGGGACGTGTCGCCGTGCGTCGGGCGGGGGCGTGGCCCGGCGCGTGCGCCGCGAGCAGGTAGTCCCCCGGG contains these protein-coding regions:
- the yedA gene encoding drug/metabolite exporter YedA, encoding MRTWPRSDASATSGGTVSVSSPAQPLVSPPSTPAVLPVGGVGAPGAHRGWLITSLVTLYLIWGSTYLAIRFGLEGGLPPFLMSGSRFMLAGSVLFAVLWLRGAPVPTARQWASSAVVGFLLLGIGNGGLVYAQQWVPSGVAALVVGSLPMWTALFGGLFGQWPGRAERWGLALGFGGIVVLNLGGNLGGHWLPTVAMLLSPLSWAFGSIWSRRLPMPQGLMSTAAQMLCGGALMYAFGLATGEHLPTTMPGARAIFAYFYLVTFGSLVGYSAYGYLLRNARPSLATSYAYVNPVVAVFLGGVLAGETMKPTAWVAMGAILGAVVLLTRKR
- the hrcA gene encoding heat-inducible transcriptional repressor HrcA translates to MPSEELGEREKEVLRAVVQEYITTGGPVGSQQLTRRPGFEVSSATMRNVLADLEELGFLEKPHTSAGRVPTDQGYRFYVDTLVKLKDPTPRDRELIHAGLIQETNLEEVLGEASRILHSLTRHAGVVVTPRPDASVFHRIEFVRLREDRVLAILVGQSGQVHNKAITVEFPITSDELLKASNYLSELLREVPLEEARERIRAEMDQEQALYNALTAKALKLGAAATDLPTTERVLIQGTGSFLEAPEFADVERMRALFKALDEKHKLLSLLDRVQRANEMQIFIGAESDFSAAGDVSVIASPYGNQEQVLGTVGVIGPTRMDYRRVIPLVNFTAQVLSRVLEKV
- a CDS encoding carboxypeptidase regulatory-like domain-containing protein; translated protein: MRQRSRLPLLFASCLAIAAVLLFWFRMPAPGAHPPPTPGVRAIATAQGTAPEAPPRESEPPTPLLEEATAPEDGAFVVRVVGAAGPVAGARVRAYLRGVDDGTGTPPWRRAGEGTTATDGTLRLPAGPGDYLLAAHAPGHAPARRTATRPSGEAETAVELSLPPGVSLEGRTVVEGRDEPVPLAEVTLWPYPGTAVAWADPAHLPEETAVARSGADGRFAFSDLAPGHYALTAEAPGYSRRMLRLLEVPHAGALVVGLWGAGTLEGFVVDARGQPVAGAEVTAVGGSEPVRTTTGDSGGFALEVDTGTWRVSARRGDAVGHIPAPLSVAPGETLRGLTVTLGGASGIEGTVSADGAPVRGAVLVASPRGSAGELGRATSGPDGTWRMDLPPGEYDVAARAPGMTGQVADAVVVVAERYTPLDVKLEHATAVVEGTVVDTEGRPVAGAQVAVALRQREGVARTTLTDAQGAYRLEGLEAGLSTVKVRREGSSRWTLRVETLEAGITTRVDFTLPESGIVWGQVTRPSGAPLEGSILVHAIPRGSLGAATVETDARGHYQVELPEGVYQFSTQSRAEPTVYFHVENDPAVTVTAGSNLRLDLTLREHDAISGTVLEPSGAPGPLAVVVAVQPGEFAINLTVRADESGHFQLLARPQGAVPLTLVAHNGGRVGRLTGVTEGQGPQSVRLQPAATLRGRVVSAGGPPPDGFVLELHEPDGEELPWAGASPTARRFPGDTFFLPDAPGQRLQLSVRTADGRTGEAQVTLTPGGSAEVEVPLTGGASSISGRAVWSRGGGPAPGVAVFLDRTVTAQPDARTGADGRFRLDDVRPGPHTVRLMPPEGRTETRTVKVVEAEASELGDIIVSPRRAAPGTLGAGFSEDRGLVTFAWLTPDGPAARAGVSVGDRLLAVDGLVVRDRTEAESRTKGAPGSPVRIQLRRTGGEQELLVTRAE